One Salvia hispanica cultivar TCC Black 2014 unplaced genomic scaffold, UniMelb_Shisp_WGS_1.0 HiC_scaffold_715, whole genome shotgun sequence genomic region harbors:
- the LOC125199888 gene encoding uncharacterized protein LOC125199888 has product MPPLHDQRAIEDNIARMLEEVMPAIQEEVTTRLLATKLLFKGGTNNTYAYHKLRFVAHDSYFKQITDVVGRQSISTLQKCTSTHTSLAYITTSDMFDEYLHVSEHTGRECLAKFCRPVIGAFKDTYLRKLMTDDTRRLVNMHEQVHIFPGILGSIDYGIYMRWHVFVKTITCPTTPKRSLFPQKQEAARKDVERAFGVLQARWGIVKGVASGWHRPLIVDIMYACIIMHNMIDDDEGDYVTAWRDDANSSTASSFVVNDPTVQGVPLDMRNVMACSAEMCKEEAHTHLQADLIE; this is encoded by the exons ATGCCTCCTCTACATGATCAAAGAGCAATCGAAGACAACATTGCGAGAATGTTGGAGGAGGTGATGCCTGCAATCCAAGAGGAAGTAACAACAAGGTTGCTCGCTACCAAGCTACTATTCAAGGGTGGAACGAACAACACGTACGCATACCACAAACTCAGAT TTGTAGCTCATGACTCGTATTTCAAGCAAATCACCGATGTTGTTGGCCGACAAAGTATATCGACTTTGCAGAAATGCACATCTACCCATACGTCACTAGCTTACATAACTACTTCAGATATGTTCGATGAGTATCTCCATGTTAGCGAGCACACTGGACGAGAGTGCCTAGCTAAATTCTGCCGGCCAGTCATTGGAGCATTCAAGGATACGTACTTGAGAAAGCTAATGACCGACGACACCCGGAGGTTGGTGAACATGCATGAGCAGGTCCACATTTTTCCCGGGATACTGGGTAGCATCGACT ATGGAATCTATATGCGATGGCATGTGTTCGTGAAGACTATCACATGTCCGACAACGCCGAAGAGGTCGTTGTTTCCCCAAAAGCAAGAGGCGGCTCGGAAAGATGTAGAGCGTGCATTCGGAGTCCTCCAAGCACGGTGGGGTATAGTGAAAGGAGTGGCCTCTGGATGGCATCGTCCACTAATCGTTGATAttatgtatgcatgtatcataatgcataacatgatcgATGACGACGAAGGAGACTATGTCACGGCATGGAGAGACGATGCAAACTCCAGCACCGCGAGTTCGTTCGTTGTAAATGACCCTACAGTGCAGGGTGTTCCTCTCGACATGCGCAATGTCATGGCCTGTTCAGCTGAGATGTGCAAAGAAGAAGCACATACTCACCTCCAAGCGGAtctaattgaataa